One genomic region from Arenicella chitinivorans encodes:
- a CDS encoding alpha-L-glutamate ligase-like protein: MFNLANPFKLRRLGVMGMNQRNFAYISRYNDRSLFPNVDDKLKTKTLALEYGIAVPDLLGVVQYQHDVELVFEILQKHQGFCIKPAKGSGGKGILVILHSDENGYKKASGDYVSRDYIVRHVSNILAGLFSLGGAADVAVVEALIEFDPVFDGLSHEGVPDIRLVVFRGYPVMSMLRLATHASDGKANLHQGAVGVGLSIATGVARSAVQFDRPVTRHPDTDRDLSDIVIESWDRLLHLSAGCYEMCGLGYLGADIVLDKNRGPLVLELNARPGLAIQMANRLGLLPRLKQIEALKYRRTPTVAQRVDYVKTHFQ, encoded by the coding sequence ATGTTTAACCTCGCGAATCCATTTAAGCTGCGACGTCTTGGTGTGATGGGGATGAACCAACGTAATTTTGCGTACATCTCACGTTACAACGACCGCAGCCTATTTCCGAATGTTGACGATAAACTGAAGACCAAAACATTGGCTTTAGAATACGGAATCGCAGTGCCCGATTTGCTGGGTGTGGTGCAGTATCAGCACGATGTGGAGTTGGTCTTCGAGATTTTGCAAAAACACCAAGGGTTCTGCATTAAGCCGGCCAAAGGCAGCGGCGGCAAAGGCATTCTGGTCATTTTGCACTCGGATGAAAACGGTTATAAAAAGGCCAGCGGTGATTATGTCAGTCGCGACTATATCGTGCGTCATGTCTCAAACATCTTGGCCGGGCTCTTCAGTTTGGGTGGTGCTGCGGATGTGGCCGTGGTCGAAGCATTGATTGAATTTGACCCGGTGTTCGATGGTCTAAGCCACGAAGGGGTGCCGGATATTCGCTTGGTGGTGTTCAGAGGTTACCCGGTGATGTCGATGTTGCGGCTGGCAACGCATGCGAGTGATGGTAAAGCCAATCTACACCAGGGCGCCGTCGGTGTGGGGCTTAGTATCGCTACAGGTGTGGCCCGATCTGCGGTGCAGTTCGATCGTCCGGTAACACGCCACCCGGATACGGATAGAGACCTGTCAGATATCGTTATCGAGAGCTGGGACCGATTGTTACATCTGTCGGCGGGTTGCTATGAAATGTGTGGGCTTGGATATTTGGGCGCCGATATCGTATTGGATAAGAATCGCGGCCCGTTAGTTCTGGAATTGAATGCGCGTCCTGGGTTGGCAATTCAAATGGCAAATCGTCTGGGCTTGCTACCTCGCTTGAAGCAAATCGAGGCACTCAAGTATCGACGTACGCCAACCGTGGCGCAGCGCGTCGACTACGTCAAAACCCATTTCCAGTGA
- a CDS encoding right-handed parallel beta-helix repeat-containing protein, producing the protein MTWFNSIWLVLCFTSIVHQASAATIQVQNPAELSAALINTNSGDIIRLAPGNYGVLTLKDRVFTQFVTLESSNKSNPAVFSHIEIEASRHLRIDALKVVAESREGIGIFASSDVDILNSQIHGKNQFNRQAPVYTQVSTLYGINVGEDSSDIVVEGNSVSDVRSAAYIFFGVREIAVDANRCDWVAADCFKFGGVDQASVTNNFGAQHIYAAPSAHVDFMQGQGPVSNAVFRGNVAMMGSRSFQGLFFDDADFENLLFEDNLIYTAHNRGISVSAGRGIRARYNTVLRAAGSQKATYIALPSGSDKAFNFEANNTFSDEERFPATNIVAQWDKPQAAAHYSRYYQNAMHGAFAQIADFTPVAGSVADGQVGAFRRIRALLQGNDRRSDAVLPPFSLLLDD; encoded by the coding sequence ATGACTTGGTTCAACTCGATCTGGCTGGTGTTGTGTTTTACCAGCATCGTGCATCAAGCGAGTGCCGCCACGATCCAGGTACAGAATCCCGCGGAATTATCAGCGGCGCTGATAAACACAAATTCGGGCGATATCATTCGTTTAGCACCTGGCAATTATGGCGTATTGACGCTTAAAGACCGTGTCTTCACACAATTTGTGACGCTCGAGTCGAGTAATAAATCGAACCCAGCAGTGTTCTCGCATATCGAGATTGAGGCGTCACGTCATTTGCGTATAGACGCGCTTAAGGTGGTGGCTGAATCGCGTGAAGGTATTGGTATTTTTGCTAGCAGCGATGTCGACATTCTAAATTCGCAGATTCACGGCAAGAATCAATTCAACCGGCAAGCACCGGTCTACACTCAGGTCAGCACGCTGTATGGAATCAATGTTGGTGAAGATTCATCTGACATAGTGGTTGAAGGCAACTCGGTATCCGATGTGCGAAGCGCGGCGTATATATTTTTCGGCGTACGTGAGATCGCTGTCGACGCTAACCGTTGTGACTGGGTGGCGGCCGACTGTTTCAAGTTTGGTGGAGTGGATCAGGCCAGTGTCACTAACAACTTTGGTGCCCAGCATATCTATGCAGCACCAAGTGCCCATGTGGATTTTATGCAAGGGCAAGGACCAGTAAGTAATGCGGTTTTTCGGGGAAATGTTGCGATGATGGGTAGTCGTTCGTTTCAAGGTCTATTTTTTGACGATGCTGACTTCGAAAACCTGCTGTTCGAGGATAATTTGATTTACACCGCGCACAACCGCGGCATTTCGGTATCGGCGGGACGTGGTATTCGCGCGCGCTACAATACTGTATTGCGGGCTGCCGGGTCACAAAAGGCGACCTATATTGCGCTGCCAAGCGGGAGTGACAAAGCCTTTAATTTCGAGGCGAATAATACGTTCTCAGATGAGGAGCGGTTTCCAGCCACCAATATCGTGGCGCAATGGGATAAGCCACAGGCGGCAGCACATTATTCTCGCTATTACCAAAATGCCATGCATGGTGCTTTTGCGCAAATAGCGGACTTTACCCCGGTGGCCGGATCCGTTGCGGATGGTCAGGTCGGCGCATTTCGTCGTATCCGCGCTTTACTGCAAGGCAATGACCGCAGGTCTGACGCCGTGTTGCCGCCATTTAGTTTATTACTGGATGATTGA
- a CDS encoding sterol desaturase family protein translates to MKPELVIIVAIFSGFILLEIALTQFFHKPGQTRSDALVESISTGVLMFITQPLAIAGGMGVAALLAPDWHNAIANWHWLAVFGLFLIFDDMLQYWWHRLSHTVPWLYNLHRPHHNAAYLSIRVVYRNNVFYYLLMPGLWFSGALLYFGGAHVYAIYLVIKMTVIFAAHSDVRWDRSLYQIRGLSPLMWLLERIISTPATHSAHHGKHAADGVTHYKGNYGNLLFLWDVLFGTAKITRRYPDEFGVENLPDTSTAEQLLWPLIKQSTDKPTT, encoded by the coding sequence ATGAAACCGGAACTCGTGATTATCGTGGCAATCTTTAGCGGATTTATTCTGCTCGAGATCGCTCTTACTCAGTTTTTTCACAAACCTGGACAGACCCGTTCGGACGCATTGGTGGAGTCGATCAGCACCGGCGTATTGATGTTCATTACCCAACCTTTGGCAATCGCAGGCGGCATGGGCGTTGCCGCGCTACTAGCACCTGACTGGCACAACGCAATCGCGAACTGGCATTGGCTGGCAGTCTTTGGGTTGTTTTTAATCTTCGACGACATGCTCCAATATTGGTGGCATCGCCTCTCACACACCGTTCCCTGGCTGTATAATCTGCATCGGCCGCATCACAATGCGGCGTACCTATCAATCCGAGTGGTGTATCGCAACAACGTCTTCTACTACCTATTAATGCCTGGACTTTGGTTCTCCGGCGCGTTGTTGTACTTCGGTGGTGCGCACGTCTATGCCATCTACCTGGTCATTAAGATGACCGTTATATTTGCTGCACACAGTGACGTACGATGGGATCGTTCACTGTATCAGATACGCGGTTTGTCACCACTGATGTGGTTGCTTGAACGAATTATTTCCACGCCAGCCACTCACAGCGCTCACCACGGAAAACATGCTGCCGATGGTGTCACGCACTACAAAGGCAACTACGGAAACCTGCTGTTTCTTTGGGATGTGCTGTTCGGCACGGCAAAAATTACCCGGCGTTATCCGGACGAGTTCGGCGTCGAAAACCTACCCGACACATCAACCGCTGAACAACTATTGTGGCCGCTCATCAAACAGTCGACTGACAAGCCGACCACATGA
- a CDS encoding Crp/Fnr family transcriptional regulator, producing MDLLRINTPNFLSQLSPPVVEKVKAAGRLVQYQDGQLVHSRGTTLPGISIVADGVAHVGVYGRDGRFVMTAILGAGECFGEFTLFTDLPRTHDVYAGRDTSVYQLTGHSFMQLYAQHAEISQALLTTTLLRSHLLLEMLDAIRRLPLPQRTARILLTMAKTSGQHRNFVCRQEELAYTIGVSRVSIGKALHTLQSLGFVSLGYRYIELLDLDAMRAWLDATCD from the coding sequence ATGGATCTATTGCGCATTAATACGCCAAACTTTCTTTCACAGCTCAGCCCACCCGTGGTGGAGAAGGTCAAGGCTGCCGGTCGATTAGTGCAGTATCAAGATGGTCAGTTGGTGCATAGCAGAGGCACCACATTGCCGGGAATTTCCATTGTCGCCGACGGTGTGGCCCATGTTGGAGTCTATGGGCGTGATGGCAGATTTGTGATGACAGCGATCTTGGGTGCAGGCGAATGCTTCGGAGAATTTACCCTTTTTACTGACTTGCCGAGAACACATGACGTGTACGCTGGCCGAGATACGTCGGTGTATCAGCTGACGGGACATAGCTTCATGCAGTTGTATGCACAACATGCTGAAATCTCGCAGGCTTTGCTGACCACAACCTTACTGCGTTCCCATTTGTTGCTGGAGATGCTGGATGCCATTCGTCGCTTACCTTTGCCGCAACGTACGGCTCGCATTCTGCTCACTATGGCCAAGACTTCCGGTCAGCACCGCAACTTCGTTTGTCGGCAGGAAGAGTTAGCGTACACGATTGGCGTCTCGAGAGTCTCGATTGGCAAGGCGTTACACACGCTGCAGTCGTTGGGGTTTGTTAGCCTGGGTTATCGTTATATCGAGCTGCTTGACCTGGATGCGATGCGAGCTTGGTTAGACGCGACATGTGATTGA
- a CDS encoding circularly permuted type 2 ATP-grasp protein encodes MKSGDRVREPYKDVLRWIESTDPAVLLQKHREAETLFRQIGITFAVYGEGGDTERLIPFDIMPRIFTANEWSKLERGIKQRARALNAFLWDVYHRGEIVRSGRIPAKLVYQNDAYERAVVGISPSHKVFSHVVGVDMVRTGPDEFYVLEDNCRTPSGVSYMLENREIMMRLFPALFRSNRIMPVDNYPSLLRKTLKSVAPPKCEQEPTVVVLTPGSANSAYFEHSFLADQMGVELVEGRDLFVKGDFVYMRTTRGPRRVDVIYRRIDDSFIDPLCFRPESMLGVPGLMNAYRAGGVQICSAPGAGVADDKAVYTYVPEMIRFYLGEEPLLNNVRTWRCSEPDDLNYVLANLPELVVKEVHGSGGYGMLVGPAASKKEIEAYRLRILADPDDFIAQPTLALSTTPTYVDQELAPRHVDLRPYCLVGEKIELCPGGLTRVALKQGSLVVNSSQGGGVKDTWVLSN; translated from the coding sequence ATGAAGTCGGGCGACCGTGTGCGAGAGCCCTATAAAGATGTATTGCGGTGGATCGAAAGTACCGATCCCGCCGTGTTGTTGCAAAAGCACCGTGAAGCTGAAACTCTGTTTCGACAAATCGGAATTACATTTGCTGTCTATGGTGAAGGCGGTGATACGGAACGTTTAATTCCGTTCGATATCATGCCGCGTATTTTTACTGCCAACGAGTGGTCTAAATTGGAGCGCGGCATCAAGCAGCGAGCACGTGCCTTGAACGCGTTCTTGTGGGATGTTTATCATCGCGGCGAAATTGTCCGATCGGGCCGCATCCCGGCTAAACTGGTTTATCAGAATGACGCGTACGAACGAGCGGTGGTGGGCATTTCGCCTTCGCATAAAGTGTTTTCGCACGTGGTTGGCGTGGACATGGTGCGGACTGGCCCAGATGAGTTCTACGTGTTAGAAGACAATTGCCGAACGCCGTCGGGCGTGTCGTATATGCTGGAGAATCGCGAAATCATGATGCGGCTATTTCCGGCCTTGTTTCGCAGCAATCGCATTATGCCGGTCGACAACTACCCCAGCCTGCTCAGAAAAACCTTGAAATCAGTGGCACCACCCAAATGTGAGCAGGAGCCAACGGTCGTGGTGTTAACGCCGGGATCGGCTAATTCCGCGTACTTTGAGCATTCCTTTTTGGCAGACCAGATGGGTGTCGAGTTAGTGGAAGGCCGAGATTTATTTGTCAAAGGCGATTTTGTGTATATGCGTACCACACGCGGACCGCGCCGGGTGGACGTCATTTATCGGCGCATCGATGACAGTTTTATTGATCCGCTGTGCTTTCGCCCGGAGTCAATGCTGGGCGTCCCCGGCTTGATGAACGCGTATCGTGCTGGTGGTGTACAGATTTGCTCAGCGCCTGGTGCAGGTGTAGCGGACGACAAAGCCGTATACACCTATGTACCGGAAATGATTCGTTTTTATCTGGGTGAGGAGCCGCTATTGAACAATGTGCGAACCTGGCGTTGCTCAGAGCCCGATGATCTTAACTACGTTTTAGCCAACTTACCTGAGCTGGTGGTAAAAGAAGTTCATGGTTCGGGTGGCTATGGAATGTTGGTCGGCCCGGCTGCCAGCAAAAAAGAGATCGAAGCCTACCGTCTGCGGATACTGGCTGATCCTGATGACTTCATCGCCCAGCCAACGTTGGCGCTCTCAACCACGCCAACGTATGTCGACCAAGAGCTCGCGCCGCGACACGTAGACCTACGACCGTACTGTCTGGTTGGTGAAAAAATCGAGCTGTGTCCAGGTGGTTTGACACGTGTTGCTTTGAAACAAGGTTCCTTGGTGGTCAACTCGTCGCAAGGCGGTGGTGTTAAAGACACATGGGTATTGTCGAATTAA
- a CDS encoding alpha-E domain-containing protein, with translation MLSRNAESLFWTSRYMERADNLARHMEVGYRMSMIPAQSGGYASEWHSILTATNTINQFSQVYAEQSEENVVQFLIYDDSNPSSIVSCLRVARDNARQVRTAITSEVWLAINQMYLAFREFEADPANRLALPELCDWVKRQASMVRGAFINTQLHNDGSDFFSLGYFVERADNTARALDIKYHILLPTTEVVGGGIDNYQWSTLLRALGAYRSFHWEYGGDHSPAKVAEFLILNRRCPRSLSHCVRQTTKQLDNLCSSYQKYLPAQTHALRMLDDISSTSVDQIISNGLHEYLRDFILENNHLAERIGESFLFGER, from the coding sequence ATGCTAAGTCGTAATGCTGAATCGCTATTTTGGACTTCTCGCTATATGGAGCGAGCAGACAACCTTGCACGGCATATGGAAGTCGGCTACCGGATGTCAATGATCCCTGCGCAGTCGGGTGGCTACGCGTCTGAATGGCATTCGATCCTTACCGCGACCAATACGATTAACCAGTTCAGTCAGGTGTATGCCGAGCAGAGCGAAGAGAATGTCGTGCAGTTTTTGATCTATGACGACAGTAACCCGAGCAGTATTGTCAGCTGTTTACGTGTGGCTCGAGATAATGCCCGTCAGGTGCGCACTGCAATTACCAGCGAAGTCTGGCTTGCCATCAATCAGATGTATCTCGCATTCCGTGAGTTCGAGGCCGACCCGGCAAACCGACTGGCGTTGCCGGAACTGTGTGATTGGGTCAAGCGTCAGGCGTCGATGGTACGCGGAGCGTTTATCAACACACAACTCCACAATGATGGCAGTGATTTTTTCAGTCTAGGATATTTTGTTGAGCGGGCGGACAACACGGCGCGTGCGTTAGACATCAAATATCACATTCTTTTACCTACCACTGAGGTGGTTGGCGGTGGCATTGACAACTACCAGTGGAGTACCTTGTTGCGAGCGCTTGGGGCCTATCGTTCGTTCCACTGGGAGTACGGTGGTGATCACTCCCCAGCCAAAGTCGCTGAGTTTCTAATTCTGAATCGCCGATGTCCTCGCTCGCTCAGTCATTGTGTGCGTCAGACGACAAAACAATTGGATAACTTATGCTCGAGTTATCAAAAGTACTTACCCGCGCAGACGCATGCACTGCGTATGCTTGATGACATCTCGTCGACTAGCGTTGACCAGATCATCAGCAACGGACTGCACGAATATTTGCGTGATTTTATTCTGGAGAATAATCACCTGGCTGAACGAATCGGCGAATCATTTCTATTCGGGGAGCGATAA
- a CDS encoding transglutaminase family protein has translation MKLFVNHTTTYHYSEPQRMITQSHRLIPASCNAQKIVRWEVTADGAEFGRQIVDGAGDTIRTMSVDNLDTALEIHIQGEVDTFDTNGVYTIPGDVVSPQVYLRDSPLTKLTPALVDLARDVVVEEGNVLNLAHALMRHTHTAIEYTTGATKMATTAAAALALGKGVCQDYAHCLLAIARQHQIPARYVTGYLLTDTDGYRHDASHAWVELNIVDLGWVGFDPTNNCCPDARYIRVGSGIDAQDAALIRGISRGVGQETMQTSVNIQHAQQ, from the coding sequence ATGAAGCTGTTTGTGAATCACACCACGACCTATCACTATAGTGAGCCGCAACGCATGATCACCCAAAGCCACCGTTTGATTCCAGCCAGCTGTAATGCGCAAAAAATAGTCCGTTGGGAAGTCACAGCAGACGGCGCGGAGTTCGGACGTCAGATTGTAGATGGTGCTGGCGACACTATTCGCACCATGTCTGTCGACAATCTTGACACCGCACTCGAAATCCACATTCAAGGCGAGGTCGACACGTTCGACACCAACGGTGTTTACACCATCCCTGGGGATGTCGTTTCACCGCAGGTCTATCTGCGCGACAGTCCGTTGACCAAGCTTACCCCAGCTTTGGTTGACCTTGCTCGTGATGTGGTCGTTGAAGAAGGCAATGTATTGAACCTAGCGCACGCATTGATGCGTCACACGCATACCGCGATAGAGTACACGACTGGTGCAACGAAAATGGCCACGACGGCGGCGGCGGCATTGGCGTTAGGCAAAGGCGTGTGCCAGGATTATGCACATTGTCTTCTAGCCATTGCTCGGCAGCACCAGATCCCTGCGCGATATGTTACCGGTTACCTGTTAACCGATACAGACGGTTATCGCCACGATGCCAGTCATGCTTGGGTGGAGCTTAATATTGTTGATCTGGGCTGGGTAGGTTTTGACCCGACCAACAACTGTTGTCCCGACGCGCGTTACATCCGAGTGGGTTCCGGTATCGACGCGCAGGATGCCGCGCTGATTCGAGGCATTTCACGTGGCGTCGGACAAGAAACGATGCAAACGTCAGTGAATATTCAGCACGCTCAACAATAG
- a CDS encoding peptidase, with the protein MTYCVGLMVDEGMVLLSDTRTNAGLDNIATYKKMFVFEDPGKRVIVILTAGSLSTTQTVIAKLTEAIDDPEATQETSFMLAPSLLQSVEIIGSMLSETTVEINEKLTRMNQSAAASFIVAGQRVGGDPRLFLVYPEGNFIEATHDTPFLQIGEHKYGKPILDRVIQRSTSLDDARKAALLSMDSTLRSNLSVGMPLDLAVIKNGACKVNQYQRIDAGDPEFTKLSDAWSNALRDSFAAIST; encoded by the coding sequence ATGACCTATTGTGTCGGTTTGATGGTAGACGAAGGCATGGTGCTGCTGAGTGACACACGCACCAATGCCGGCCTCGATAATATCGCAACCTATAAAAAGATGTTTGTGTTTGAAGACCCAGGCAAGCGCGTCATTGTTATTTTGACGGCGGGCAGCTTGTCGACCACACAAACCGTGATTGCCAAACTCACGGAGGCCATTGACGACCCGGAAGCGACTCAAGAAACGTCGTTTATGCTCGCACCGAGCCTGCTCCAGTCGGTGGAGATAATCGGCAGTATGCTGTCCGAGACCACGGTTGAAATTAATGAGAAACTAACGCGCATGAATCAGTCAGCGGCCGCTTCATTTATTGTGGCAGGCCAGCGTGTTGGTGGTGATCCGCGTTTGTTTCTGGTGTATCCCGAAGGCAATTTTATTGAAGCGACGCATGACACACCCTTTTTGCAAATTGGGGAGCACAAATACGGCAAGCCGATATTAGATCGCGTCATTCAGCGTTCCACGAGCCTTGACGATGCACGTAAAGCTGCCTTGCTGTCGATGGACAGCACACTTCGATCGAATTTGTCGGTCGGTATGCCGTTGGACTTAGCCGTGATTAAGAATGGTGCGTGTAAGGTGAATCAATATCAGCGTATCGATGCTGGTGACCCGGAGTTCACTAAACTATCGGACGCTTGGTCGAATGCGTTACGCGACAGTTTCGCTGCCATCAGCACTTGA
- a CDS encoding hydroxymethylglutaryl-CoA reductase: protein MSNDNANSSSSAPKIPRQTNDYTSEAVAERQQFVYDQTQVSLKHVTHGSLPLDSLAGNIENYIGVAQVPIGLAGPLRINGQHAQGDFYIPMATTEGTLVASYSRGMRVLSELGGVTTTVIERYMQRAPVFHFDDAQQACDFGDWVAQNMIAIRDAAEATTSVGKLSHIEQYGVSRMRFLRFNYTTGDAAGQNMCGKATLAACQWIQRHYPKPVRYTLSGAIDTDKKHSQINTLHSRGARVVAEAVLPKQLIHEVMRVDTRDMFAARQVSNVGALLAGSVNNGLHAANGLAALFIATGQDAANIAESHAGIVYVDLLENGDLYWSITLPSVIIATYGGGTGLGSQRECLEIMDCYGKGNALKFAEICAATVLAGELSLAAAVLAGDWVASHDRLGRNRP from the coding sequence ATGAGTAACGATAACGCGAATAGCTCAAGTTCCGCACCCAAAATTCCCCGGCAAACCAATGATTACACATCGGAAGCCGTAGCCGAACGGCAGCAGTTCGTGTACGACCAGACACAGGTTTCACTCAAGCACGTGACACATGGATCACTGCCACTGGACAGTTTAGCTGGCAATATTGAAAATTACATTGGCGTGGCACAGGTGCCCATTGGCCTAGCCGGCCCACTGCGCATTAATGGGCAGCACGCCCAGGGCGATTTCTACATTCCAATGGCCACTACCGAAGGCACCTTGGTGGCGAGCTACAGTCGCGGCATGCGTGTATTGTCAGAACTGGGTGGCGTAACCACAACCGTGATTGAACGCTATATGCAACGTGCGCCAGTATTCCATTTTGACGACGCACAACAAGCGTGCGATTTCGGCGATTGGGTAGCACAGAACATGATCGCGATTCGTGACGCCGCCGAGGCCACCACGTCGGTTGGCAAGTTGTCACACATTGAGCAGTACGGCGTTTCACGTATGCGCTTTCTGCGTTTCAACTACACCACCGGCGATGCTGCGGGTCAAAATATGTGCGGCAAAGCCACATTGGCAGCTTGCCAGTGGATTCAACGACATTATCCAAAGCCAGTGCGATATACCCTATCCGGTGCAATCGACACCGATAAAAAGCACTCTCAGATCAACACCTTGCATTCGCGTGGTGCACGCGTGGTTGCCGAGGCCGTACTGCCAAAACAACTCATACACGAGGTTATGCGCGTTGATACCCGTGATATGTTTGCTGCGCGTCAGGTTTCCAATGTCGGTGCCCTACTGGCAGGCTCGGTAAATAACGGTTTGCATGCAGCCAATGGGCTGGCGGCCCTGTTTATAGCCACCGGTCAGGATGCGGCAAATATTGCGGAGTCGCACGCGGGCATCGTGTATGTGGACTTGTTAGAGAATGGCGACCTTTACTGGTCGATCACGTTACCCTCGGTCATTATCGCCACGTACGGTGGCGGAACTGGTTTAGGGTCACAACGCGAGTGCCTTGAGATCATGGACTGTTATGGTAAAGGGAACGCGCTTAAATTTGCTGAAATATGTGCCGCAACCGTATTGGCTGGTGAACTGTCGTTGGCCGCCGCCGTGTTGGCGGGCGACTGGGTAGCAAGTCACGATCGCCTCGGAAGAAATCGCCCTTAG
- a CDS encoding 5-(carboxyamino)imidazole ribonucleotide synthase, protein MSVVILGSGQLAKMLAEAGNEIGISSTFVVKHGVSADPVGGLGEVHRHDSDDQAQACLDSLPNVTAVTVETENTASSLLSLLSESFPVRPNTACVVACQNREHERQLLDQLNIPTAPHAVAREHSALTSVVEQIGFPLVLKTLSEGYDGKGQWVVESAKEWESLDQSTLTLPLLVEKKIDFIREISLIGVRSPEGEIRFYPPAENIHIGGILIASFAPAANLSNTILQQAETNLTKLMEHLDYQGVMAMECFQTADGLLVNELAPRVHNSGHWTMDSDVTSQFENHMRAITGKPLGITQTQKHTLMLNILGEIPAGLSAAPEPFSLYDYRKSARPGRKVGHLNLQYSDSKSLVSALHTLAKVWPNEFVQTLITQIKD, encoded by the coding sequence ATGTCTGTGGTGATTTTGGGCAGCGGCCAACTGGCCAAGATGCTCGCTGAAGCGGGGAATGAAATCGGCATTTCCTCAACTTTTGTGGTCAAGCATGGTGTATCTGCTGACCCGGTTGGCGGGCTGGGTGAAGTACACCGACACGACTCTGACGACCAAGCGCAGGCGTGTCTGGACTCGCTACCCAACGTAACTGCGGTCACCGTCGAGACCGAAAATACCGCCAGCAGTTTACTCAGTTTACTCAGTGAGTCTTTTCCGGTTCGGCCAAACACCGCGTGCGTGGTTGCGTGTCAGAATCGTGAACACGAACGTCAACTACTGGACCAACTGAACATCCCCACCGCACCACACGCCGTGGCACGAGAACACAGTGCGCTCACGTCCGTGGTTGAGCAAATTGGTTTTCCGTTAGTGCTCAAAACCCTGTCTGAAGGCTATGATGGCAAAGGACAATGGGTGGTCGAGTCGGCCAAAGAATGGGAATCGCTCGATCAATCCACCTTGACACTGCCGCTGTTGGTGGAAAAGAAAATCGATTTTATACGCGAAATTTCACTCATCGGAGTGCGTTCCCCAGAAGGTGAAATCCGTTTTTATCCGCCCGCTGAGAACATACACATTGGCGGTATTCTGATCGCGTCTTTTGCGCCTGCTGCCAATCTTTCAAACACGATCTTGCAGCAAGCGGAAACCAATTTAACCAAACTTATGGAGCATCTGGACTACCAGGGCGTGATGGCCATGGAGTGCTTCCAAACGGCTGATGGCTTGCTGGTGAACGAATTAGCACCACGCGTGCACAACAGTGGCCACTGGACAATGGACAGTGACGTCACTTCTCAGTTTGAAAACCATATGCGCGCTATTACTGGCAAGCCACTGGGTATCACTCAGACGCAAAAACACACACTGATGCTCAACATCTTGGGCGAGATCCCTGCCGGCCTGTCGGCCGCACCTGAGCCGTTCTCCTTGTACGACTATCGCAAGTCCGCGCGTCCTGGACGCAAAGTTGGGCATTTGAATTTGCAATATTCGGACTCCAAATCACTGGTCTCTGCGCTACACACTTTGGCGAAAGTCTGGCCCAACGAATTCGTGCAAACACTAATCACTCAAATTAAGGATTGA
- the purE gene encoding 5-(carboxyamino)imidazole ribonucleotide mutase, giving the protein MAKVHIIMGSQSDWPTMQLATKPLDDLGVAYECSVVSAHRTPQRLVEFAENAETNGVEVIIAGAGGAAHLPGMTAAMTWIPVVGVPVKSASLNGLDSLLSIVQMPKGVAVATQAIGTSGAFNAGLMAAQILAGSDKELRERIKTWRAKQTESVPTNVE; this is encoded by the coding sequence ATGGCTAAAGTACACATCATTATGGGCTCCCAGTCTGACTGGCCGACTATGCAGCTCGCCACCAAACCGCTGGATGATTTAGGTGTGGCTTATGAATGCAGCGTGGTATCCGCTCATCGCACACCACAACGACTCGTTGAGTTTGCTGAAAATGCTGAAACGAATGGCGTGGAAGTCATTATTGCTGGTGCCGGTGGTGCCGCACATTTACCCGGCATGACCGCAGCGATGACGTGGATTCCGGTCGTAGGCGTTCCCGTCAAATCCGCCAGCTTAAATGGCTTGGACAGCCTGTTGTCGATTGTGCAAATGCCAAAAGGCGTCGCGGTTGCTACCCAGGCAATCGGCACCTCCGGCGCGTTCAATGCTGGACTGATGGCGGCACAGATTCTCGCCGGTTCAGATAAAGAACTGCGTGAGCGAATCAAAACATGGCGCGCAAAACAAACCGAGTCGGTACCGACCAACGTGGAATAA